From one Planococcus citri chromosome 3, ihPlaCitr1.1, whole genome shotgun sequence genomic stretch:
- the LOC135840281 gene encoding NHL repeat-containing protein 2 isoform X1, producing MFRSFNRLLRKMFDEPLSDSGRIGPESFIYSYRSVKSSSEQRQITLDYLERVLKDESSIKAKEFPADAEWINTNSPLSLHKDLKGKLVLLDFFTYCCINCMHVLPDLKILEDKFSIESGFVVVGVHYAKFKNEKQTGNIVSAVKRYGISHPVINDCNGIMWDNFNVNCWPSLVLIGPNGTILLVLHGEGHLDFLTNFIGETLSFLNCKKYLSDHSLPQIQITNELTSFGMLAYPGKIAYDKSSKRLAISDSGHHRILITDKSGLVLHTIGGLDPGFEDGKFSVAKFNSPQGVVFKESNLLYVADNENHAIREIDLDNELVKTVAGNGTQGNDHVGGKLWDKQEISSPWDLCFSKNTNVLFIAMAGHHQIWALYLCDDDQTFFKKGSKGQCKSIAGSGREENRNNHYAHAAAFAQPSGLAYSAERHSIFVADSESSSVRELNLTTGQVSGVVGGNKNPLDLFAFGDKDGFDFDAKLQHPLGVSWDENSKKLYIADSYNHKIKIVELSTKNGCSTVKLDTKLNEPAGISMFENNLLIADTNNNCIKLYNPENSSVSLFPVSSMESSKPKHINAEKSVEMDTSTRKFNLVLKIDKPSSVCYTENAPSFWRISFTDESWGKSTIDEIRMDFKPTVNTEITIPLSENAVKVLIDGVIYICRNSVCSVEKICYVVNIKHSAHSNNDAVCEFTHVIS from the exons ATGTTTCGGAGCTTCAACAGACTCTTAAGAAAGATGTTCGACGAACCATTATCCGATTCGGGAAGGATTGGGCCAGAGTCTTTCATTTACTCCTACAGATCTGTTAAATCATCTTCAGAGCAAAGACAGATTACTTTGGATTATTTAGAAAGAGTTCTCAAAGACGAATCTTCAATCAAAGCTAAAGAATTTCCTGCTG ATGCAGAATGGATTAACACAAATAGCCCTTTATCCCTTCACAAAGATTTGAAAGGAAAGTTGGTTCTTCTGGACTTTTTCACTTACTGCTGCATTAACTGTATGCACGTTTTGccggatttgaaaattttggaagacAAATTCTCCATTGAAAGCGGATTTGTTGTG GTAGGTGTTCATtatgcaaaattcaaaaacgaaaagcAGACAGGAAATATAGTCTCGGCTGTAAAACGGTACGGAATCTCGCATCCAGTAATAAACGATTGTAACGGAATAATGTGGGATAATTTTAATGTCAATTGTTGGCCTTCTTTAGTTCTGATAG GACCGAATGGAACTATACTTTTGGTGCTACACGGAGAAGGTCATTTAGattttctgactaatttcaTCGGAGAAACTTTGTCCTTTTTGAATTGTAAAAAGTATCTTTCTGATCACTCCCTTCCTCAGATTCAGATAACCAATGAATTGACAAGTTTCGGCATGTTGGCTTATCCGGGAAAAATCGCTTATGACAAAAGTAGTAAACGTTTAGCGATTTCGGACAGCGGTCATCATCGTATTTTAATCACCGATAAAAGTGGTTTAGTTTTG CACACTATTGGTGGATTAGATCCGGGCTTTGAAGACGGCAAGTTCTCAGTGGCAAAATTCAATTCTCCACAAGGAGTGGTATTCAAAGAGTCCAACTTGCTGTATGTAGCTGATAATGAAAATCATGCTATAAGAGAG ATTGATTTAGATAATGAGCTTGTTAAAACGGTCGCTGGTAATGGCACCCAAGGTAATGATCATGTTGGCGGCAAGTTGTGGGACAAACAGGAGATTTCTTCTCCCTGGGATTTATGTTTTAGTAAGAACACCAACGTACTATTCATAGCGATGGCAGGCCATCACCAGATTTGGGCTCTGTATTTATGCGACGAtgatcaaacttttttcaa AAAAGGCTCCAAAGGCCAATGCAAATCGATCGCTGGTTCAGGACGAGAAGAAAATCGAAATAATCACTACGCGCATGCAGCTGCTTTCGCACAGCCTTCTGGTCTGGCTTACTCTGCCGAACggcattcaatttttgtagccGATAGTGAAAGCTCCTCTGTACGAGAATTAAATTTAACTACTGGTCAAGTTAGCGGCGTCGTTGGAGGAAATAAAAATCcattg gatttatttgcCTTCGGCGATAAAgatggttttgattttgatgcgAAGCTTCAACATCCTTTAGGGGTATCTTGGGATGAAAACAGTAAAAAACTGTATATTGCAGATTCTTACaatcataaaatcaaaattgtcgaattaTCTACGAAAAATGGTTGTTCAACTGTCAAACTGGATACCAAg TTGAACGAACCAGCGGGTATTTCtatgtttgaaaataatcttcTTATTGCGGATACCAATAATAATTGTATCAAATTGTACAACCCAGAGAATTCATCCGTTTCGCTG ttCCCAGTTTCTTCAATGGAATCGAGCAAGCCAAAACATATAAACGCTGAAAAATCTGTCGAAATGGACACCAGTACGAGAAAATTCaacttggttttaaaaattgacaaaccaTCGTCAGTTTGTTACACAGAAAATGCCCCTTCATTTTGGCGCATCAGTTTTACTG atgaAAGTTGGGGAAAAAGCACGATTGACGAAATTCGGATGGACTTCAAACCTACAGTGAATACTGAAATTACTATACCGCTCTCCGAAAATGCAGTGAAAGTTCTAATCGACGGAGTAATATATATTTGTCGAAATTCGGTGtgttctgttgaaaaaatatgttatgtTGTCAACATCAAACACTCCGCCCATTCGAATAACGATGCAGTTTGCGAATTTACCCATGTGATATCGTAA
- the LOC135840281 gene encoding NHL repeat-containing protein 2 isoform X2 has protein sequence MFDEPLSDSGRIGPESFIYSYRSVKSSSEQRQITLDYLERVLKDESSIKAKEFPADAEWINTNSPLSLHKDLKGKLVLLDFFTYCCINCMHVLPDLKILEDKFSIESGFVVVGVHYAKFKNEKQTGNIVSAVKRYGISHPVINDCNGIMWDNFNVNCWPSLVLIGPNGTILLVLHGEGHLDFLTNFIGETLSFLNCKKYLSDHSLPQIQITNELTSFGMLAYPGKIAYDKSSKRLAISDSGHHRILITDKSGLVLHTIGGLDPGFEDGKFSVAKFNSPQGVVFKESNLLYVADNENHAIREIDLDNELVKTVAGNGTQGNDHVGGKLWDKQEISSPWDLCFSKNTNVLFIAMAGHHQIWALYLCDDDQTFFKKGSKGQCKSIAGSGREENRNNHYAHAAAFAQPSGLAYSAERHSIFVADSESSSVRELNLTTGQVSGVVGGNKNPLDLFAFGDKDGFDFDAKLQHPLGVSWDENSKKLYIADSYNHKIKIVELSTKNGCSTVKLDTKLNEPAGISMFENNLLIADTNNNCIKLYNPENSSVSLFPVSSMESSKPKHINAEKSVEMDTSTRKFNLVLKIDKPSSVCYTENAPSFWRISFTDESWGKSTIDEIRMDFKPTVNTEITIPLSENAVKVLIDGVIYICRNSVCSVEKICYVVNIKHSAHSNNDAVCEFTHVIS, from the exons ATGTTCGACGAACCATTATCCGATTCGGGAAGGATTGGGCCAGAGTCTTTCATTTACTCCTACAGATCTGTTAAATCATCTTCAGAGCAAAGACAGATTACTTTGGATTATTTAGAAAGAGTTCTCAAAGACGAATCTTCAATCAAAGCTAAAGAATTTCCTGCTG ATGCAGAATGGATTAACACAAATAGCCCTTTATCCCTTCACAAAGATTTGAAAGGAAAGTTGGTTCTTCTGGACTTTTTCACTTACTGCTGCATTAACTGTATGCACGTTTTGccggatttgaaaattttggaagacAAATTCTCCATTGAAAGCGGATTTGTTGTG GTAGGTGTTCATtatgcaaaattcaaaaacgaaaagcAGACAGGAAATATAGTCTCGGCTGTAAAACGGTACGGAATCTCGCATCCAGTAATAAACGATTGTAACGGAATAATGTGGGATAATTTTAATGTCAATTGTTGGCCTTCTTTAGTTCTGATAG GACCGAATGGAACTATACTTTTGGTGCTACACGGAGAAGGTCATTTAGattttctgactaatttcaTCGGAGAAACTTTGTCCTTTTTGAATTGTAAAAAGTATCTTTCTGATCACTCCCTTCCTCAGATTCAGATAACCAATGAATTGACAAGTTTCGGCATGTTGGCTTATCCGGGAAAAATCGCTTATGACAAAAGTAGTAAACGTTTAGCGATTTCGGACAGCGGTCATCATCGTATTTTAATCACCGATAAAAGTGGTTTAGTTTTG CACACTATTGGTGGATTAGATCCGGGCTTTGAAGACGGCAAGTTCTCAGTGGCAAAATTCAATTCTCCACAAGGAGTGGTATTCAAAGAGTCCAACTTGCTGTATGTAGCTGATAATGAAAATCATGCTATAAGAGAG ATTGATTTAGATAATGAGCTTGTTAAAACGGTCGCTGGTAATGGCACCCAAGGTAATGATCATGTTGGCGGCAAGTTGTGGGACAAACAGGAGATTTCTTCTCCCTGGGATTTATGTTTTAGTAAGAACACCAACGTACTATTCATAGCGATGGCAGGCCATCACCAGATTTGGGCTCTGTATTTATGCGACGAtgatcaaacttttttcaa AAAAGGCTCCAAAGGCCAATGCAAATCGATCGCTGGTTCAGGACGAGAAGAAAATCGAAATAATCACTACGCGCATGCAGCTGCTTTCGCACAGCCTTCTGGTCTGGCTTACTCTGCCGAACggcattcaatttttgtagccGATAGTGAAAGCTCCTCTGTACGAGAATTAAATTTAACTACTGGTCAAGTTAGCGGCGTCGTTGGAGGAAATAAAAATCcattg gatttatttgcCTTCGGCGATAAAgatggttttgattttgatgcgAAGCTTCAACATCCTTTAGGGGTATCTTGGGATGAAAACAGTAAAAAACTGTATATTGCAGATTCTTACaatcataaaatcaaaattgtcgaattaTCTACGAAAAATGGTTGTTCAACTGTCAAACTGGATACCAAg TTGAACGAACCAGCGGGTATTTCtatgtttgaaaataatcttcTTATTGCGGATACCAATAATAATTGTATCAAATTGTACAACCCAGAGAATTCATCCGTTTCGCTG ttCCCAGTTTCTTCAATGGAATCGAGCAAGCCAAAACATATAAACGCTGAAAAATCTGTCGAAATGGACACCAGTACGAGAAAATTCaacttggttttaaaaattgacaaaccaTCGTCAGTTTGTTACACAGAAAATGCCCCTTCATTTTGGCGCATCAGTTTTACTG atgaAAGTTGGGGAAAAAGCACGATTGACGAAATTCGGATGGACTTCAAACCTACAGTGAATACTGAAATTACTATACCGCTCTCCGAAAATGCAGTGAAAGTTCTAATCGACGGAGTAATATATATTTGTCGAAATTCGGTGtgttctgttgaaaaaatatgttatgtTGTCAACATCAAACACTCCGCCCATTCGAATAACGATGCAGTTTGCGAATTTACCCATGTGATATCGTAA
- the LOC135840285 gene encoding tubulin alpha-1 chain yields MRECISIHVGQAGVQIGNACWELYCLEHGIQPDGQMPSDKTIGSGDDSFNTFFSETGAGKHVPRAVFVDLEPTVVDEVRTGTYRQLFHPEQLITGKEDAANNYARGHYTIGKEIVDLVLDRIRKLADQCTGLQGFLIFHSFGGGTGSGFTSLLMERLSVDYGKKSKLEFAIYPAPQVSTAVVEPYNSILTTHTTLEHSDCAFMVDNEAIYDICRRNLDIERPTYTNLNRLIGQIVSSITASLRFDGALNVDLTEFQTNLVPYPRIHFPLVTYAPVISAEKAYHEQLSVAEITNACFEPANQMVKCDPRHGKYMACCMLYRGDVVPKDVNAAIATIKTKRTIQFVDWCPTGFKVGINYQPPTVVPGGDLAKVQRAVCMLSNTTAIAEAWARLDHKFDLMYAKRAFVHWYVGEGMEEGEFSEAREDLAALEKDYEEVGMDSVEGEGEGAEEY; encoded by the exons atg cgtGAATGTATCTCAATCCACGTCGGTCAAGCCGGAGTCCAGATCGGTAACGCCTGTTGGGAATTGTATTGCTTGGAACATGGTATCCAACCTGACGGTCAGATGCCATCTGACAAAACTATCGGATCTGGAGACGATAGCTTCAATACTTTCTTCAGCGAAACTGGCGCCGGAAAACACGTTCCTCGCGCAGTCTTCGTCGACTTGGAACCAACTGTCGTCGATGAAGTTCGAACTGGAACTTACAGACAGCTGTTCCATCCCGAACAACTGATCACCGGCAAAGAAGATGCTGCTAATAATTATGCCAGAGGACATTACACGATCGGCAAAGAAATCGTAGATTTGGTATTGGATAGAATTAGAAAATTGGCCGACCAGTGTACCGGTTTACaaggatttttgattttccattccTTCGGTGGTGGTACCGGCTCCGGTTTTACTTCTTTATTGATGGAACGGTTATCTGTGGACTACGGAAAAAAGAGCAAATTGGAATTCGCCATCTACCCTGCCCCACAa GTTTCTACCGCCGTCGTTGAGCCATACAATTCTATTCTCACCACTCACACCACCTTGGAACATTCTGATTGCGCATTCATGGTCGATAACGAAGCTATTTATGATATTTGCCGACGTAATCTGGATATCGAAAGGCCCACCTATACCAACTTGAACAGACTCATTGGCCAGATCGTTTCTTCCATCACCGCTTCGCTTAGATTCGATGGTGCTTTGAATGTAGATTTGACGGAATTCCAAACCAACTTGGTGCCTTATCCTCGTATTCACTTCCCGTTGGTCACCTACGCTCCGGTCATCAGCGCCGAAAAGGCCTATCACGAACAATTATCTGTTGCTGAAATTACGAACGCTTGCTTCGAACCCGCAAATCAAATGGTGAAATGTGATCCTCGTCATGGAAAATACATGGCCTGTTGTATGTTATACCGAGGAGATGTCGTTCCTAAGGATGTTAACGCCGCTATTGCTACCATTAAAACCAAAAGAACTATTCAATTCGTAGATTGGTGTCCGACTGGTTTCAAAGTTG GTATTAATTATCAACCACCAACTGTTGTTCCTGGAGGTGATTTGGCTAAAGTACAAAGAGCCGTCTGTATGTTATCCAACACTACTGCTATTGCCGAAGCCTGGGCCAGATTAGACCACAAATTCGACTTGATGTATGCTAAAAGAGCTTTCGTGCATTGGTATGTCGGCGAAGGTATGGAAGAAGGAGAATTCTCTGAAGCTCGTGAGGATCTGGCTGCTCTTGAAAAAGATTACGAAGAAGTTGGTATGGATTCAGTTGAAGGAGAAGGCGAAGGTGCTGAAGAGTACTAA